Within the Trichoderma breve strain T069 chromosome 3, whole genome shotgun sequence genome, the region CACGGGCCGGCCCGGGCTAGAGTGATCCTGCTGCTTGGTAACGTTGAAGCCGGCCAACGCTGTGGATAACGTGCCCTTGTGGCGGAATAACAATTCAAGTAGACGCTTAAGGCTAATTCAACCATACTACTCTAGATTCTGCTAGTTGTACAGCCTAGATTCAACGGCGTTCGTTCTTATCTCTcagagcaaaaagagaaacggCAAAATGGTGCCGTTTTACTCCGTTTTTGCCCCTCTCAGTTCTAGCCCTTGGACACGCGAGCCTCCACTATTCGCGTGCTTCACATGCTTCACATGctgtgtacatgtaatcaaGCATTCTTAATGGAGTCGTCTCCCCGGCTCGGCATTGGGTACCAATTGGGCCCTTTCCTTGATGCAACCCCCTGCATCCTTCTCACACCACTTGCCGTTCTCCCCCCGCTGAGCAATTGGGGGATCCTCTCAGCTTAACAGGCCCTCAGACTAACCCTTTCCATGTTCCATTTCAGCTGGCAATAGATTGCAAGAAAGACGCCCAATCTACGGAGATCAAGTAAGGCGTAGAATTTAGTGCTACAACCACTGGTGCTGATACAATCACATATTGACCTAGTTCTGTAGATGTCCAACAAAATCACCGATGCTCGCCTGGAATGGCTAGAGGCGACAAAGCGGCGGAAAAGcttgctcctccagcagcttgaagaggaggagaagaagatgggggGCGACAACAAGGACATTGTGTCCTCTTCGGcgggtggtgatgatgccgcggCGGCAGCACAACAAGACCCCGACAAGGCGCAGGACGCGCTCAACGAGCATCAATTGAACATTGACCGAttcaaggaggagcttgcGGCGATTGAAAAGGAGTTTGAGTCTTGGCAGGAAATGGGATTCAGCTTGCCCGCTTCCAAGTGAGGGCGGCAACGCGGCAACGGAAAAGTCAGCGCATTGGGTTGCTTGCTTGGAGCAGAACGTTTCATCTgcttttcatttttcttctctataCATATTCACTCGCTTGTCGGGGATTATTTTGCCTGCGCTTTCATGTTATCACGTATATCACGAATTAGATGACGATACGATAAGTCAATGACAGCCAGCTTTCTATGCAAACAATCGGCGGAAACCACCGAAGATATATTCATTATGGTGAtattttccctcttctcattTATTCTCCCTTTTATTTTGCAATTCTCATCTTGAACAATGTTAATTAGATGATGCGCGGGTAATAGCCGCCATGAAACCTTTGAGCGCATTGTTCATGCAGGCTCCTTCTTCAATAACCTCTTGAACATTCTTTATGCATCCGCTTGTGCTGTGATACATGAACCCAATGGCATCCTTATTGAACAGATCCTCGCCCAGTAGAGTCGTCAAAGCCACATAGTCATTGCATTCGAGGCCGCAGAAGCCATTCTCCACGTAACATGGCGCGTGCGACGCAAACGCTGCGTCGCTGATGCTCTTGCAGGTGGCATCGCTCGATGACACCACGGGAACGAGATTTCTCTGCAAACAGTTGATAGCGCCCGTCAGGAACTTTTGTCCACGGGGAGAAAAGCGATCGAGGTTACTGATGAACTTGTTGCAGATCTTGTGTCCGTAATCGAGGGCGTACGAGTGTGTGCTTCCATCACAAGGCACTGAGGCCTCAACGCATTGTTTATAAAAGTCGCAGTTGTGAAGCGGGGGTTTTTGACAAGTGCTTTCGCACATTGGTGGCGCGGATTCGGAATTGCAGATACTGTTTCGAAATGACCGTTGAGACTCGATCTCCGACTCGAATTTGGGTTTGAACTGCAATTCAACCTCGATTGCAGTTGAGTTTTGATTCGATGCTTCATCATTGGCTCGGCACACTTGCATTAATGTGAGGCCAATGGCCATGAGGCTGTGAAAAGCCTTCATGTTGGACAAGAACTTGATCTGGCAGACAGCAAATACACGAAGGGGAAGATGAAATGTATACTTGCAACAACGTGAAAACGACGGCAATATATACGTACATCTATGTCAGGGGCACTGTTGAGTATTATAACGAAACTGCTAACAGTTCTACGGCATCCACAAGTATATTCATTAGCTGATACCCGTATTAGCGACGTCAGCCCGTCCGACATTGAGATGAAGCTAAGAACAGGCTCGGGGAGATCCTTCCGTCCTGACAATCTACGGAAGGTGAGAAGACCAAAGAACGATCACTGAAGGGATCTCCTGCGCCATGCATCGGGCGCTATTACTAAACGTATTACTCTGAATACCAGGCAACCCTGGAGCTATATGTTTCATAAGAAATAGGCCCATGGATCCTTGCTTCCTACACTTCGTATACGCTTTTGAGAGCGTATTCTTGGCTACAAATTTATGCAAACACGGTTTCCAACGGCTTGGCAACTCTACCTCTCGACAATTTTACGTGTGAAAACCGCGCTTAGACAGAATTCAGCTCATTTGTTTGTGGAATGGTGCCTTTTAACCTTCTATTagaaaagaagtaaaaggtAAGTAGAAACAAAGGATATGgtcaagagagaaaagcagaGTTTTGAGACATAGAGGTGAATAGGACATCACTGCTGGATTCAATGTCGCCACATTTCGGCGTCTCACGAGGGAGAAGGATCCAGCCACCGCGATAGCGTCGGAGCGCGGAATGCGAGGTCCGAGTCGTATCTGATCTTACAGACTAttaatttactatttattAAGAGTAACAAGACATTGAACTCTCCGGTATCCGTGCTCAAACCCCTTGTAATGAAACAGTATCTTGATCTACTGTGGGCTACCCTATGATTAGGTCTGTTGTTGAGGCCACTGAAGACCTCTTATTTACCTTGCGACTGTTATA harbors:
- a CDS encoding stanniocalcin family domain-containing protein, which produces MKAFHSLMAIGLTLMQVCRANDEASNQNSTAIEVELQFKPKFESEIESQRSFRNSICNSESAPPMCESTCQKPPLHNCDFYKQCVEASVPCDGSTHSYALDYGHKICNKFISNLDRFSPRGQKFLTGAINCLQRNLVPVVSSSDATCKSISDAAFASHAPCYVENGFCGLECNDYVALTTLLGEDLFNKDAIGFMYHSTSGCIKNVQEVIEEGACMNNALKGFMAAITRASSN